The following are encoded together in the bacterium genome:
- a CDS encoding cupin domain-containing protein, with product MGRDERRHGERIDKPWGHELIWAHTDRYVGKILHIRAGESLSLQYHRQKDETLYVLAGTLELTLGESEGALTTHRLEPGERVHVWPGRVHRLAARTDCQVLEVSTPELDDVVRLADRYGRAGG from the coding sequence ATGGGTCGCGACGAGCGCCGCCACGGCGAGCGGATCGACAAGCCGTGGGGGCACGAGCTGATCTGGGCCCACACCGACCGCTACGTCGGCAAGATCCTGCACATCCGCGCCGGCGAGTCGCTCAGCCTCCAGTACCACCGGCAGAAGGACGAGACGCTGTACGTGCTGGCAGGCACGCTCGAGCTGACGCTGGGCGAGAGCGAGGGCGCGCTGACCACGCATCGCCTGGAGCCGGGCGAGCGGGTGCACGTCTGGCCGGGCCGCGTGCACCGTCTGGCGGCGCGCACCGATTGCCAGGTGCTCGAGGTTTCGACCCCGGAGCTCGACGACGTCGTCCGCCTCGCCGACCGCTACGGCCGCGCCGGCGGCTGA
- a CDS encoding MFS transporter, producing MPDVEPRLISLLGLVALALFFEQYDNSMLTAALKHIAADLEMPEKDLGSFLAMVKLGAVPAFLIVPFADRIGRRRVFLAGVLLFSLGTLATAFTQTALQFVLAQTVTRTFMLTASAVAFVIVTEEFPALHRGWAIGMLGALAACGNGLGAALFAAVDVLPYGWRALYVIGLVPLFLAPLLRRRVPETHRFRHHRAAALAQGDDAGVLAGWYRPLLDLARRYPGRALAIALVGGLMAVGESAVFQFTAYFVLTVHGWSPGEFALMFIIGGAVGIIGNIVAGRIGDRVGRRAVGFTFLALFPLFAWTFYHGPGWMLPIAWSLFVFCNTAGGVVVRAFSTELFPTSYRGTSAAWLSLVQTLGWALGLALVSLVGGEIAAATSWISTVVLVAAVALLGLPETYQQELEAISRDPDDPAVAPTPSLP from the coding sequence GTGCCGGACGTCGAGCCGCGCCTGATCTCGCTGCTCGGACTGGTCGCCCTGGCGCTGTTCTTCGAGCAGTACGACAACTCGATGCTGACGGCGGCGCTGAAGCACATCGCCGCCGACCTCGAGATGCCCGAGAAGGACCTCGGCAGCTTCCTGGCGATGGTGAAGCTCGGCGCGGTGCCGGCGTTCCTCATCGTCCCGTTCGCCGACCGCATCGGTCGCCGCCGCGTCTTCCTCGCCGGCGTGCTGCTGTTCAGCCTCGGCACCCTGGCGACGGCGTTCACCCAGACGGCGCTGCAGTTCGTGCTCGCCCAGACGGTGACCCGCACCTTCATGCTCACCGCCTCGGCGGTCGCCTTCGTGATCGTCACCGAGGAATTCCCGGCCCTGCACCGCGGCTGGGCGATCGGCATGCTCGGCGCGCTGGCCGCCTGCGGCAACGGCCTCGGCGCGGCGCTGTTCGCCGCCGTCGACGTGCTGCCCTACGGCTGGCGCGCCCTGTACGTCATCGGCCTCGTGCCGCTGTTCCTGGCGCCGCTGCTGCGGCGGCGGGTGCCGGAGACGCACCGCTTCCGCCACCATCGCGCCGCCGCGCTGGCGCAGGGCGACGACGCCGGCGTGCTGGCCGGCTGGTACCGGCCGCTGCTCGACCTCGCCCGGCGCTATCCGGGCCGCGCCCTCGCCATCGCCCTGGTCGGCGGCCTGATGGCGGTCGGCGAATCGGCGGTGTTCCAGTTCACCGCCTACTTCGTGCTGACCGTGCACGGCTGGTCGCCGGGCGAATTCGCGCTGATGTTCATCATCGGCGGTGCCGTCGGGATCATCGGCAACATCGTCGCCGGCCGCATCGGCGACCGCGTCGGTCGCCGCGCCGTCGGCTTCACCTTCCTGGCGCTCTTCCCGCTCTTCGCCTGGACCTTCTACCACGGGCCGGGATGGATGCTGCCCATCGCCTGGTCGCTGTTCGTCTTCTGCAACACCGCCGGCGGCGTCGTCGTCCGCGCCTTCTCCACCGAGCTCTTCCCGACCTCGTACCGCGGCACCTCGGCGGCCTGGCTGTCGCTGGTGCAGACCCTCGGCTGGGCCCTCGGCCTGGCGCTGGTCTCGCTGGTCGGCGGCGAGATCGCCGCCGCCACCAGTTGGATCTCGACCGTCGTGCTGGTCGCGGCCGTCGCCCTGCTGGGGCTGCCGGAGACCTACCAGCAGGAGCTCGAAGCCATCAGCCGTGATCCCGATGATCCCGCCGTCGCCCCCACCCCCTCCCTCCCCTAG
- the glgX gene encoding glycogen debranching protein GlgX, which yields MIPPSPPPPPSPRDQPARLVRDALGRELRVLPGHPLPFGVTETRHGLNFAVFSKHATAVTLVLFGRRRDAPVLELPLDPDSNHTGHVWHVELAGLDPGTRYGWRAARPGNDSPLHRYEPDAVLIDPYATALTGGSRWGAVEPRDGEVAPNRWPRRRSLYVSTAFDWDGTRPPRIPLEDKVIYELHVRGFTRHASAGVAHPGTFYGLIEKIPYLRDLGITTVELLPVYEFDELEPRIVDPTSGRRLLNYWGYSPLCFFAPKASYASFGFDGAQVTEFRTMVREFHRAGLEVMLDVVFNHTAEGPLPPGAPPLSLRGLDNATYYLVDPITGAYIDFSGCGNTLNCNHPVVRNLIIDALRYWVAEMHVDGFRFDLASILGRGQDGEVLSNPPVLERIANDPVIADAALIAEAWDAAGLYQVGTFPSFRRWAEWNGPFRDDVRHFVRGDPGYAAALASRLAGSADLFARSGRTPSHSINFVTCHDGFTLADLVSFNEKHNQANGEDNRDGHNDNVSWNCGVEGPTDDPAILALRGRQMRNLLTLLFCAQGTPMLLAGDEFGRTQRGNNNAYCQDNEISWLDWGMMEQNRDLLRFTRLLIAFHTAHPVLGHRDYLNGQPRGPLGRPDVTWHGVELGRPDFSHESRSLAMHLAGELAPRPDCDIYLAANAWTEDLGFALPATPPGQRWLRVIDTAEPAPRDILPQGKEAPVRKARYTVRSRSVVVLRSSAVAIVP from the coding sequence ATGATCCCGCCGTCGCCCCCACCCCCTCCCTCCCCTAGGGATCAGCCGGCGCGCCTGGTGCGCGACGCCCTCGGCCGCGAGCTGCGCGTCCTGCCGGGACATCCGCTGCCCTTCGGCGTCACCGAAACGCGACACGGCCTGAACTTCGCCGTCTTCAGCAAGCACGCGACGGCGGTGACGCTGGTGCTCTTCGGGCGCCGCCGCGACGCCCCCGTGCTCGAGCTGCCGCTCGACCCCGACAGCAACCACACCGGCCACGTCTGGCACGTCGAGCTCGCCGGCCTCGATCCGGGGACCCGCTACGGCTGGCGCGCGGCGCGGCCGGGCAACGACTCGCCGCTGCACCGCTACGAGCCGGACGCGGTGCTGATCGATCCCTACGCCACCGCGCTCACCGGCGGCAGCCGTTGGGGCGCCGTCGAGCCGCGCGACGGCGAGGTCGCCCCCAACCGCTGGCCGCGACGCCGCTCCCTCTACGTCAGCACCGCCTTCGACTGGGATGGCACCCGTCCGCCGCGCATCCCGCTCGAGGACAAGGTCATCTACGAGCTGCACGTCCGCGGCTTCACCCGCCACGCCTCCGCCGGCGTCGCCCACCCGGGCACGTTCTACGGCCTGATCGAGAAGATCCCCTACCTGCGCGACCTCGGCATCACTACCGTCGAGCTGCTGCCGGTGTACGAGTTCGACGAGCTCGAGCCGCGCATCGTCGATCCCACCAGCGGCCGCCGGCTGCTCAACTACTGGGGCTACAGCCCGCTCTGCTTCTTCGCCCCCAAGGCGTCGTACGCCTCCTTCGGCTTCGACGGCGCGCAGGTGACCGAGTTCCGCACCATGGTGCGCGAGTTCCACCGCGCCGGCCTCGAGGTCATGCTCGACGTGGTCTTCAACCACACCGCCGAGGGGCCGCTGCCGCCGGGCGCGCCGCCGCTGTCGCTGCGCGGACTGGACAACGCGACCTACTACCTCGTCGATCCGATCACCGGCGCCTACATCGACTTCTCCGGCTGCGGCAACACGCTCAACTGCAACCACCCGGTGGTGCGCAATCTGATCATCGACGCGCTGCGCTACTGGGTGGCCGAGATGCACGTCGACGGCTTCCGCTTCGACCTCGCCTCGATCCTCGGCCGCGGCCAGGACGGCGAGGTGCTGTCGAATCCGCCGGTGCTCGAACGCATCGCCAACGATCCGGTGATCGCCGACGCGGCGCTGATCGCCGAGGCCTGGGACGCCGCCGGCCTGTACCAGGTCGGCACCTTCCCGTCGTTCCGCCGCTGGGCCGAGTGGAACGGGCCGTTCCGCGACGATGTCCGCCACTTCGTCCGCGGCGATCCCGGCTACGCGGCGGCGCTCGCCTCGCGCCTTGCCGGCAGCGCCGACCTGTTCGCCCGCTCCGGGCGCACGCCGTCGCACTCGATCAACTTCGTCACCTGCCACGACGGCTTCACCCTCGCCGACCTGGTGTCGTTCAACGAGAAGCACAACCAGGCCAACGGCGAGGACAACCGCGACGGCCACAACGACAACGTCAGTTGGAACTGCGGCGTCGAGGGACCGACCGACGACCCCGCCATCCTGGCGCTGCGCGGCCGCCAGATGCGCAACCTCCTGACCCTCCTGTTCTGCGCCCAGGGCACGCCGATGCTGCTCGCCGGCGACGAATTCGGCCGCACGCAGCGCGGCAACAACAACGCGTACTGCCAGGACAACGAGATCTCCTGGCTCGACTGGGGGATGATGGAGCAGAACCGCGATCTCCTCCGCTTCACCCGGCTGCTGATCGCCTTCCACACCGCCCACCCGGTCCTCGGGCACCGCGACTATCTCAACGGCCAGCCGCGCGGCCCGCTCGGCCGCCCCGACGTCACCTGGCACGGCGTCGAGCTCGGCAGGCCCGACTTCAGCCACGAGTCGCGCTCGCTCGCCATGCACCTCGCCGGCGAGCTGGCGCCGCGGCCGGACTGCGACATCTACCTCGCCGCCAACGCGTGGACGGAAGACCTCGGCTTCGCCCTGCCCGCCACCCCACCCGGCCAGCGCTGGCTGCGGGTGATCGACACCGCCGAGCCCGCGCCGCGCGACATCCTGCCCCAGGGGAAGGAAGCGCCGGTGCGCAAGGCGCGCTATACGGTGCGCTCCCGTTCGGTCGTCGTCCTGCGCAGCTCGGCGGTCGCGATCGTGCCGTAG
- a CDS encoding DUF1232 domain-containing protein: MPKSTPLLNSADFTSYLNEKSMQLAPGDVKTLLSQAAAIRRRAKDVGADHPRMRRQIDFALTLVAEHSKGRCPQIPYYTIATLSVALLYFSDPVDVIPDWIPGIGITDDAIVFELAFTMSRPGIERYCAWKSLPIDDLYPPPKPAAKGSPRRGAKATAAKRRPPERKSRR, encoded by the coding sequence ATGCCGAAGTCGACACCGCTGCTCAATTCCGCCGATTTCACCAGCTACCTGAACGAGAAGAGCATGCAGTTGGCGCCGGGCGACGTGAAGACGTTGCTCTCGCAGGCGGCGGCGATCCGGCGACGCGCCAAGGACGTCGGCGCCGATCACCCGCGCATGCGGCGGCAGATCGACTTCGCGCTGACGCTGGTCGCGGAGCACAGCAAGGGACGCTGCCCGCAGATCCCCTACTACACCATCGCCACCCTCTCGGTGGCGCTGCTGTATTTCAGCGACCCGGTCGACGTCATCCCCGATTGGATCCCCGGCATCGGCATCACCGACGACGCGATCGTCTTCGAGCTGGCGTTCACGATGAGCCGCCCCGGCATCGAGCGCTACTGCGCCTGGAAGAGCCTGCCGATCGACGACCTCTACCCGCCGCCCAAGCCGGCGGCGAAGGGCTCGCCGCGGCGCGGCGCCAAGGCCACCGCCGCGAAGCGGCGCCCGCCGGAGCGCAAGAGCCGGCGCTGA
- a CDS encoding GDP-mannose 4,6-dehydratase, protein MRALVTGIDGFAGRHLATRLRAGGADVHGTVRRADRVPALAGLAAASLRPLDVSDGGAVAAIVAAVTPEVVFHLAARTFVPDAAADPAGVFTVNALGVVHLLAAIHRHAPRCRVLVVGSSDSYGAVADDAQPIVESVPLRPLSAYGASKAAAEVVAGQWADGMGLDVVRVRPFNHIGPGQDARFVSADFARQLLAVARGAAPPRIEVGDLDPVRDFSDVRDVVDAYVAIAERGRRGAVYNVCSGVGRSIRSLLDDLIAAVGVSVEIVAAADRQRRSPVARLVGSPAALRAATGWQPRIAWQRTIADIVAANRI, encoded by the coding sequence ATGCGGGCGCTCGTCACCGGGATCGACGGCTTCGCCGGCCGCCATCTCGCGACGCGGTTGCGGGCCGGTGGCGCCGACGTGCACGGCACCGTGCGCCGCGCCGACCGCGTGCCGGCGCTCGCCGGGCTCGCGGCGGCGTCGCTGCGCCCGCTCGATGTCAGCGACGGCGGCGCCGTCGCCGCGATCGTCGCGGCGGTGACGCCCGAGGTGGTGTTCCATCTCGCGGCGCGCACCTTCGTGCCGGACGCCGCCGCCGACCCCGCCGGCGTGTTCACCGTCAACGCGCTGGGGGTAGTGCACCTGCTCGCCGCGATCCACCGGCACGCGCCGCGCTGCCGCGTGCTGGTGGTGGGGTCGTCGGACAGCTACGGCGCGGTGGCGGACGACGCGCAGCCGATCGTCGAATCGGTGCCGTTGCGGCCGCTCAGCGCCTATGGCGCGAGCAAGGCGGCGGCCGAGGTGGTGGCCGGGCAGTGGGCGGACGGCATGGGGCTCGACGTCGTGCGGGTGCGGCCGTTCAACCACATCGGTCCGGGGCAGGATGCGCGCTTCGTCAGCGCCGACTTCGCCCGGCAGTTGCTGGCGGTGGCGCGCGGCGCGGCGCCGCCGCGGATCGAGGTCGGCGACCTCGACCCGGTGCGCGACTTCAGCGACGTGCGCGACGTCGTCGACGCCTACGTCGCGATCGCCGAGCGCGGCCGGCGCGGGGCGGTGTACAACGTCTGCTCCGGCGTCGGCCGCTCGATCCGCTCGCTGCTCGACGACCTCATCGCCGCCGTCGGGGTGTCGGTCGAGATCGTGGCCGCCGCCGACCGCCAGCGTCGCTCGCCAGTGGCGCGCCTGGTCGGCAGCCCCGCCGCGCTGCGCGCCGCGACCGGGTGGCAGCCGCGGATCGCCTGGCAGCGGACGATCGCCGACATCGTCGCCGCGAATCGCATCTGA
- a CDS encoding decaprenyl-phosphate phosphoribosyltransferase → MCFSAAVSIELSYCSKNSARATSPSSEIRRGSTSGTPPRIGGIHHGLRSAERNSDIAPALHHGGHGEPPRARRRCGFSAYGVVLHPRTGADLEEARKLEARSGAVAGAGVLVRDVWQLLRPTQWAKNTVLFAALIFSKHLFVWADSARVVTAFVCFCAVASGAYVMNDLRDCERDRQHPLKSRRPLPSGRVSRGVAIGLSLALMAAGLVGAGMLGSGFLVLTVGYLLLQVVYTFAFKEMVILDVMSIATGFVIRAAAGGVVIGVPVSPWLIICTFLLALFLGFAKRRHELVLLEGRAEEHRAALREYSPYFLDQMMSVVTASVVVAYASYTASPEVQEKLGTDKLYLTIPFVLFGIFRYLYLVHQKEEGGNPTQLLLSDQPLLLGVVLWILTAALVLYWP, encoded by the coding sequence ATGTGCTTCAGCGCCGCCGTCAGCATCGAGTTGTCGTACTGCTCGAAGAACAGCGCCAGGGCGACCAGTCCGAGCAGCGAGATCAGGCGCGGCTCGACGTCCGGCACGCCGCCGAGGATCGGCGGGATCCACCACGGGTTGCGCAGCGCCGAGCGGAATTCGGACATCGCTCCGGCATTACACCACGGAGGCCACGGAGAACCACCGAGGGCGCGGCGTCGCTGTGGTTTCAGCGCATACGGCGTGGTACTGCACCCTCGGACGGGGGCTGACCTGGAAGAGGCGCGCAAACTCGAGGCCCGCAGCGGGGCCGTCGCCGGGGCCGGGGTGCTGGTGCGCGACGTCTGGCAGTTGCTGCGGCCGACGCAGTGGGCGAAGAACACCGTGCTCTTCGCGGCCCTGATCTTCTCCAAGCACCTGTTCGTCTGGGCCGATTCGGCGCGGGTGGTGACGGCGTTCGTGTGCTTCTGCGCCGTCGCCAGCGGCGCCTACGTGATGAACGACCTGCGCGACTGCGAGCGCGACCGTCAGCATCCGCTCAAGTCGCGCCGGCCATTGCCGTCCGGCCGGGTGTCGCGCGGCGTGGCGATCGGGCTGTCGCTGGCGCTGATGGCCGCCGGCCTGGTCGGCGCGGGGATGCTGGGCAGCGGCTTCCTCGTCCTGACGGTCGGCTACCTGCTGTTGCAGGTGGTCTACACCTTCGCCTTCAAGGAGATGGTGATCCTCGACGTGATGTCGATCGCCACCGGCTTCGTGATCCGGGCCGCGGCGGGCGGCGTCGTCATCGGCGTCCCGGTGTCGCCGTGGCTCATCATCTGCACCTTCCTGCTGGCGCTCTTCCTCGGCTTCGCCAAGCGGCGCCACGAGCTGGTGCTGCTCGAGGGCCGCGCCGAGGAGCACCGCGCGGCGCTGCGCGAGTACAGCCCGTACTTCCTCGATCAGATGATGTCGGTAGTGACCGCCTCCGTCGTGGTGGCGTACGCCAGCTACACGGCGTCGCCGGAGGTGCAGGAGAAGCTCGGCACCGACAAGCTGTACCTGACCATCCCGTTCGTCCTGTTCGGGATCTTCCGCTACCTCTACCTCGTCCACCAGAAGGAGGAGGGCGGCAATCCGACGCAGCTCCTGCTCTCCGACCAACCGCTCCTGCTCGGCGTCGTGCTGTGGATCCTCACCGCGGCGCTGGTGCTGTACTGGCCGTGA